Below is a genomic region from Planctomycetia bacterium.
CCTTGCTTCAGGATCGCCTCGATCACGCGACGGCGAAGGTCTTCTTGGGCCTCGGACGACAGCGAGCGAGCGTCTTTGTGTGCCATGCACCGACTATAGCGAGGTAAAGCGTATAAGTCAAGTATTTAACGCCCGGAGTAGTAACAGCCGGATCTACATGGTCACCGCCACGAAGGGGCTCGTGTGCCTGAAGAGCAAGTGACGACACGATCGGCGGTCGGCGGTCGCTGGGTCTATCCGTTCGGACCTGGGCTTTCAGAGTCCGGCGACCAGCCCGGCAGGGAGCAGCTCGGCGGCAAGGGGGCCGGGCTGGCGGAGATGAGCCGCGCCGGCCTCCCCGTGCCGCCGGGGTTCACGATCACCACCGACTGCTGCCGGGCGTTCTTTGCGGCCGGCGAGCGCTGGCCGGAAGGACTCGAGGAGGAGGTCCGGGCGGCGCTCGCGGCTCTGGAGCAGACGGTCGGCCGCCCGTTCGGCCGCGGCGCGACGCCGCTGCTCGTCTCCGTGCGGTCGGGGGCGGCGGTATCGATGCCCGGCATGATGGACACGCTGCTCAACTGCGGTCTCCATCCCGGCCTCGCCGACACGCTCGGCGCCGCCGCGGGGTTCTGGCCCGTCTACACGCAGTTCATCCTCATGTTCGCCCGCACGGTGGCGGGCATTCCGGCCTCCGCCTTCGGCACGGACGGCGCGGCGGAGGCGGCCGATCGCCGGTCGGTGGAGGCCTGCCTGCGGACCTATCGCGAGCAGACCGGCCACGACTTCCCCACCGAGCCGTGGCCGCTGCTCCGTGAGTGCATCAGCGCCGTGTTCCGCTCCTGGGGGAGCGACCGGGCCGTCACCTACCGGCGCCGCAACGACATCCGCGGCCTGCTCGGCACCGCCGTCAACGTCCAGGCGATGTTCCCCTCGGAGATCTCCGGCATCCTCTTCACCCAGGACCCGAACAACCTGCCCGCCGAGCGGATGGTGGTGGAGTCGTCCTACGGCCTCGGCGAGGCGGTCGTGTCCGGCGACGTGACTCCCGACCGGTTCCTCGTGCCGCGATCCGACTACGCGGCCTTCCAGACCGTTCTCGGCGACAAGAGCCACCAGGTCGCCGCGCTGGGGAGCGCCGGCCGTGGGGCCGCCGACGCGGCCAGCCTGACGCCCGAACAGGTGGCGGACGTCTGCCGCTTGGGGCTGCGGATCGAGGACTACTTCGGCCAGCCGATGGACATCGAGTGGGGCTGGGCCGACGGCCGCTTCGCCCTCCTCCAGAGCCGGCCGATCCGCGGCCTCGACGTGGCCCGCGATGTGGAGCCGGCCCGGCTCGCGGAGATCGAGCGGCTGCGCGGGCTCGCCGGCAGCGGCCGGCGCATGTGGGTGGCGCACAATCTCGGCGAGACGCTCCGGGCACCGACGCCCCTCTCCTGGGACATCGTCCGCCGGTTCATGAGCGGCGCCGGCGGGTTCGGCCGCTTCTACCAGGATCTCGGCTACCGCCCCGCGCCGCAGGTCTGCACGGAGGGATTCCTGGAGCTGGTCGGGCCACGGATCTACGCCGACCCGGACCGGGTGGCGCAGCTCTTCTGGGGCGAGAGCCCGCTGGGCTACGACCGCGACGCCCTCGCCAAGGACACCGCGATCCTCGACCAGGCACCGACCTTCTTCGACCCCGATCGGGCCGACGGGACGTTCTTCCTGCGCGTCCCGGCGATCGTGGCCACGATGCTCCGCGCCTCGCGGCGCTCGAAGCAGCTGCGCGGCACGGTCCGCGAATCGTTCGAGCGCCAGGCGCTGCCGCCGTACCTCGACTACGTGCGAGCGAAGCGCGGTCAGGACCTGACGCGGCTCGACACGCCGCAGGTCCTGGCCGAGCTCCACGACCGCTGCCGGCGGGTAATCGACGACTTCGGCAAGGAATCGCTCAAGCCGGGCTTCTTCGGCGCCCTGGCGTTCACCGAGCTGCGCGGCCTGCTCATGCAGCTCATGGGCTCCGCCGAGGGCAGCCGGGTGGCCTGCGAGCTGGCGATGGGCCTGGAGGGGGACACGACGGTCACGCAGAACGAGCTGCTCGAGCGGGTGGCCCACGGCGCGGCGGGCATCGGGGAGTTTCTCGAGGCCTACGGGCATCGGGCGGTGGGGGAAATGGAACTGGCCGAGCCCCGCTACCGCGAGCGTCCCGATCAGCTCGACAACGCGCTCGAGGCGATGCGGAGCGGCCGGTCGGCATCCGCCATCCACGAGGAGCACGTCCGGCGCCGGGCCGTCATGGAGGCGGAGCTGCCGGCGGTCCTGGCCCGCTGGGGCGGGGCGTCGTTTCGCGAGCAGGTCGAGGCGGCCGTCCGCGAGACGCACCGACTCCTCGCCTACCGCGAATCGGGCAAGCACTACCTGATGATGGGCTACGAACTGATCCGCCTGGCGATCCTCGCGCTCGCCGACCGCTGGGACCTCGGCCGCGACGTGTTCTTCCTGCGCCTCGACGAGCTGGCGCGGTTCGAACGGGACCGCGAGACGCTCGTGGCGGAGGTGGCGGCCCGCCGCGTCCGCTGGCAGGCGCTGCAGCGGCTCGACATGCCCGACGTCATCGATTCGCACGACCTGGCGCGGCTCGGGCTGCCGCGCGAATACGAGGCGGCCGCGGAACTCCGCGGCGAGGCCGTATCGGCCGGCATCACCACCGGCAGCGCCCGCATCGTCTTCGATCCGCGCGAGAAGCGCGACCTGGGCAGCGACGCGATCATCGTCTGCCCGTCGACGGACCCCGCCTGGACGTCGCTGTTCGTCAATGCCCGGGGCCTGATCGTGGAGAAGGGGGGCGTGCTCTCGCACGGCGCGATCGTGGCCCGCGACTTCGGCATCCCGGCCGTGGTCTGCAGCGGGGCGACCGATCGGATCCGCGAGGGGAGCCGGCTCCGGCTCGACGGCAATCGGGGCGTCATCCATCTGTTGGACGAGGCCTGAACGATGCTCGAGTCGATCAACGACCTGCTGCTGGCGATCGGCGATCCGCTGCTCAACTGGCTGCTCCGGCTGCCGCGGGACGTCGCAATCCTGATCGTGGCCGTCGGCACCGGCGCCATCATCACCGGCTCGCGGCTGTTCACGACCGACCAGGACCTGCTTTGGCGCTGCGGGCAGGACAAGCGCCGGCTCGGCGAACTGGTGCGGGAGGCGAAGCGGGGGCGTGACAAGGAGGCGGTCAAGCGGCACCGGCTCACGAAGACGCTCGTCGACCTGAAGGCCATGCGGCAGGAGTTCTGGCCGCTCGTCGCCGCCCTCGTTCCGATCGCCATCCTCGGCTCGTGGTGCTTTCAGCGGCTCGCGTTCCTGCCGCCGCGGGCCGGCGATGCGCTGACGCTCGAGGCCCACGTGCCCGTGTCGGCCATCGGGTCGCTGGCGCACGTCGTGCCGCAGCCGGGCGTCGAGGAGGTGTCCGGCGCGGAGCGGCCGCAGTGGATCGCCACGGTCGGGGAGTTCGACGATCCGGCCTTCCCCGCCGCGATCGACGGCGGCGTGGCCCGCTGGCGGCTCCGGGCCGCGGCCCGCCCCGAGCCCTATCGGCTCACGATCCGCCACAGGGACTGCAGCGTGGAGAAGCGGCTCCTCGTCGGCCAGCCGACCTACGCGGCGGAGCTCGAGATCTATCCGCCCGGCAGCCCGATCGAGTACGCCCGCATCGCCATGCAGCCGGCGAAGTTTCTCGGGCTCGTGCCCGGGATCGAGCGGTTCGGCGTGCCGCCGTGGCTGGTCGCCTATTTTCTGATCGCCATCCCGTCGGTCAGCCTGCTCAAGCGACTGACGGGCATCCGCTGACACGACGCTCACGACGCCGCGGCGGGACGGGTTTTTGGTTACAATCGTCACCATGCACCCGGCCCGCCTCGGTCCCTACGAGATCCATTCCCGGCTCGGCCAGGGCGGCATGGGGGAGGTGTTCGCGGCCACGGACACCGCCACGGGCCAACGGGTCGCGGTGAAGACGCTCGCCTCCCACCTCGGGGGCAATCCGGCGTTGCGGCAGCGGTTCGTCTCCGAGATCAACGCCCTCCAGACGCTGCGGCACCCGGGAATCGTGGAGCTCCTCGCCTTCGGCGAGGACGATGGGCGGCCGTTCTTCGCGATGGAACTCGTCGTCGGCAGGAGTCTGGAGCAGACGCTGCGGGATGGCCGCCGCTACTCGTGGCGCGAGACCGTGGCCATCGCCCTGGAGGTCGCGCGGGCGCTGAAGTTCGCCCACGATCATGGCGTCGTCCACCGCGACCTGAAGCCGGCCAACCTGCTGCTGCTCGACACGCCGCGCGACGGCGTCTCGGTCAAGCTCGCCGACTTCGGCATCGCCCGGCTGTTCGGCGACACCGGGCAGACGAGCGCGGGTACCGTCGTGGGCACGGCCGAATACATGGCTCCCGAGCAGGCGACCGGGGCGCCGGTCGATCACCGCGCGGATCTGTATGCCACGGGCCTGGTGATGTTCGCGATGCTCGCCGGTCGGCCGCCGTTCACGGACGCCAATGCCGCCACGATCCTCGCCCGGCAGCGGAGCGAGCCGGCACCCCGGGTGTCGGCGCGGGTGGGGGGAGTTCCTGCGGCGCTCGACGACCTGATCGACAGGCTGCTCGCCAAGAATCCGGCACACCGACCGGCCAACGCACTGCTCCTGCAGCGGATCCTCACGGCCATCGATGTCCTGCACGGCGCTGCCGAGCCCAACCCGCCCACGGCCGCCCCTGCGGCCCTGGCCCTCCTCGGCCCGACGCTCGACATGCCGGCCGTGGCCCCCGCGGACGCGCCGCTGCTGACCGCCGTGGGGCAGACCCGGACCGGGCTCGCGACACCCGCGCAGCAGCCGACGCGCGAGGACGCGCGGTCGGAGAACGGTCCGGAAGCCGCGACGCCCGGCCGGACGCGGTTCACGACCGTGGCCGAACTCGACGCCCGGCTCGCCGCCGCCGCCGTTCGGGACGCGACGATCACGCGGCAGCGCCAGGCGTCGGGGGTGCTCGCCGCCACAGCCGTTCTCGGCCTCGCCCTGCTGCTGGCGGCGCGGCCGCCGTCGGCGGCCGACCTCGACCGTCGCATTCGGGCCATCGAGGCCGACGAGACCGCCGACCTGCGCGACGCCTGGCCGCTGATCGACGAGTTCCTCGACCGCTATCCGGACGACCCGCGGGCCGGCCGGATCGCCGGCCTCGGTCACCGGCTCGACGTCGATGCCCTCGAGCGGCGGGCCCGGCGCCGGCCGCCACCGGGCCGGGTGCTCGAGGCAGTGGAACGCGACTATCGGGCCGCGATGGAACGTGCCGCCGAGAGCCCGGCGGCGTGCCTGGCGGCGCTGGAGGCGATCAGCGCCGTGCGCGGCCCCGCCGGCAATCCGCACGCGTCGCCGGGCGAAGCCGAGGAGTCGCTGTGGCTGGCGCTGATCCGCCGGCAGATCGAGCGGTTCACGCCGCTGGCCGAACGCGAGCGGGCGGAGGATGCCGCCCGGGCGAAGGCCACGCTGGCCGAGGCCGCCGGTCTCACCCGGCAGGCGGCGGCCGAGACCGACGGCGGCCGTCGTGCCGACCTCCGCGCCCGCCGCCGCGGCCTGCTCACGGGCATCGTCGAAGTGTTTGCCGGCCGGCCGCATGCCGAGGACAGCGTCGCCGAGGCCCGGCGGTTGCTGGCCGCCGGAGAGCCCGCCGAGTCCGCCGCCCTGACGCCCCCCATCCCCCCCGGACCAGACCAGCCATGACGGATGTCTCTCCCGCGGCCCACTCGCGCCGGCGCAGCCACGAGGCCTTTGCCCGGGCGCGTAGCCTCATCCCCGGCGGCGTCAACTCGCCGGCCCGCGCGTTCGGCGGCGTCGGCGGCGAGCCGATCTTCTTCGCCTCCGCGACGGGCCAGCGGCTCACCGACATCGACGGCAACACCTACCTCGACTACATCGGCTCGTGGGGGCCGATGATCCTCGGCCACCGGCATCCGCGGGTCGTGGCGGCGATCGAGCGCACGCTCGCCAGCGGCACGAGCTACGGCGCCCCGACCGAGGGGGAGAGCCGGCTCGCCGAGCTGATCATCGACATGGTGCCGTCGATCGAGAAGGTCCGGCTCGTGAGTTCGGGCACCGAGGCGGCGATGACGGCCGTGCGGCTGGCCCGCGGGTTCACGGGGCGGGAGCGGATCGTGAAGTTCGCCGGCAACTACCACGGCCACGCCGACAGCCTGCTCGTGGCCGCCGGGTCGTCGGCCGCCACGCTCGGCGCCCCCGACTCCCCCGGCGTGACCCGGGGCACGGCCCGCGACACGATCGTGCTCGAATACAACGACCCCCAAGGGCTCGAGGACGTGTTCGCGGCGCAGGGCGGCGAGATCGCGGCCCTGCTCATGGAGCCGGTCGTCGGCAACATGGGGCTCGTCGTGCCGACGGCGGAGTTCCTGGCGGTCGCCCGCCGGCTCACCGAGCGGCACGGGACCCTGCTCGTGTTCGACGAGGTGATGACCGGGTTTCGGCTCGCCGCCGGCGGCGCCCAGGAGATCCTCGGCGTCACGCCCGACCTGACGACGCTCGGCAAGATCGTGGGCGGGGGATTGCCGCTGGCCGCCTACGGCGGCCGCTCCGACGTCATGGACCACGTCCTCCCGGTGGGCAAGGTGTTTCAGGCGGGCACGCTCGCGGGCAATCCGCTGGCGGTCGCGGCCGGCACGGCGACGCTGGAAGAACTCCGCGACAATCCGCC
It encodes:
- the hemL gene encoding glutamate-1-semialdehyde 2,1-aminomutase, with product MTDVSPAAHSRRRSHEAFARARSLIPGGVNSPARAFGGVGGEPIFFASATGQRLTDIDGNTYLDYIGSWGPMILGHRHPRVVAAIERTLASGTSYGAPTEGESRLAELIIDMVPSIEKVRLVSSGTEAAMTAVRLARGFTGRERIVKFAGNYHGHADSLLVAAGSSAATLGAPDSPGVTRGTARDTIVLEYNDPQGLEDVFAAQGGEIAALLMEPVVGNMGLVVPTAEFLAVARRLTERHGTLLVFDEVMTGFRLAAGGAQEILGVTPDLTTLGKIVGGGLPLAAYGGRSDVMDHVLPVGKVFQAGTLAGNPLAVAAGTATLEELRDNPPYAHLERLGSRLEAGFRAAAADAGITAWTARVGSMMTTFFQSGPEAVPVTGWKTASQSDTRRYAAFFWGMIDRGVYLPCSQYEALFFSAMHTPDDIEATVAAARATLAAIAAT